The Bremerella alba genome includes a window with the following:
- a CDS encoding Trx7/PDZ domain-containing (seleno)protein, with amino-acid sequence MNFVLRSVCAMGISLVCGVPLLAEDGKNSVHQTREEKVLGDREKVLSDGYWIYNGFEEGVKQAQETGKPLLVVLRCIPCEECVKLDEEIMEKDPVLRKLLDQYVRVRIVGTNGLDLDLFQYDYDQSFAVFLMNADKTIYGRFGTRSHRTDWTSDVSIEGLAKALDGGLKLHANYPGNKAYFAGKHGDKPLYSSPEKFPSLKDKYTDTLNYEGDVVQSCIHCHQIGDAQKSVFRDRGKAIPDEFVFPYPHPKTLGMIIDPSEMNTLKEVASGSIAEQAGLQAGDQVFALNGQVILSIADIQWVLHHAQDQDSLQAEIVRDGKRIIKPIKLTEGWRQQDDLSWRVGAWPMRAMALGGMKLEELTPEERKSAGITDPQKMALRVRSAGRHGKHGLARKTGFKVDDILVAFDGRNDLLRETDLLAYAVQNCMPGEKVEIDLIRGSKPMSLSLGMQK; translated from the coding sequence ATGAATTTCGTTTTACGTTCCGTTTGCGCAATGGGGATCAGCCTTGTCTGCGGAGTCCCCTTGCTGGCGGAAGACGGAAAGAATTCAGTCCACCAAACGCGTGAAGAAAAGGTCTTAGGAGACCGCGAAAAGGTTCTATCGGACGGCTATTGGATTTACAACGGCTTTGAAGAAGGGGTCAAGCAGGCCCAAGAGACCGGCAAGCCTTTGCTGGTTGTCTTGCGTTGCATTCCGTGCGAAGAGTGCGTCAAGCTCGACGAAGAGATCATGGAAAAGGATCCTGTCCTACGGAAGCTGCTCGATCAGTACGTTCGTGTGCGGATCGTCGGTACCAACGGTCTTGACCTCGATCTGTTTCAGTACGACTACGACCAATCGTTTGCCGTGTTTCTGATGAATGCCGACAAGACGATTTACGGACGTTTCGGCACACGCTCGCACCGTACCGACTGGACCAGCGACGTTTCGATTGAAGGCCTGGCCAAGGCACTCGATGGGGGCCTCAAGCTGCATGCGAACTACCCTGGCAATAAAGCCTACTTTGCCGGCAAGCATGGCGATAAGCCGCTTTATTCGTCGCCTGAGAAGTTTCCTTCGTTGAAAGACAAATACACCGACACGCTGAACTATGAAGGGGATGTGGTTCAAAGCTGTATTCACTGCCATCAGATTGGCGACGCTCAGAAGTCTGTTTTTCGAGATCGCGGGAAAGCGATTCCCGATGAATTTGTCTTCCCCTATCCGCACCCTAAAACACTGGGGATGATTATCGACCCGAGCGAGATGAACACCCTGAAAGAAGTCGCTTCAGGCTCGATTGCCGAGCAGGCCGGTCTTCAGGCGGGCGATCAGGTCTTTGCTTTGAATGGGCAAGTCATTCTCTCGATCGCCGATATCCAGTGGGTGCTGCATCATGCTCAGGACCAAGACAGCCTGCAGGCCGAGATTGTCCGCGATGGCAAACGCATCATCAAGCCGATCAAGCTTACCGAAGGATGGCGTCAACAAGATGACCTTTCGTGGCGCGTGGGTGCCTGGCCAATGCGGGCCATGGCGTTGGGCGGCATGAAGCTTGAAGAATTGACGCCTGAAGAGCGTAAGAGTGCAGGAATCACCGATCCACAGAAGATGGCCTTGAGGGTACGCAGTGCAGGTCGCCATGGCAAACATGGGTTGGCCAGGAAAACGGGTTTCAAGGTCGATGACATCCTGGTCGCGTTCGATGGCCGCAATGACCTTCTGCGTGAGACCGATTTGCTGGCGTATGCCGTGCAAAACTGCATGCCAGGCGAAAAGGTAGAGATCGACCTTATTCGCGGCAGCAAACCGATGTCGCTTTCGCTGGGAATGCAGAAGTAA
- a CDS encoding 3-keto-disaccharide hydrolase, giving the protein MQKTWLMLGLLLFCFTATVQAEEGWTELFNGKDLTGWTQKNGTATYEVVDGTILGTTKTGSPNSFLCSDKDYGDFELEFDVKVHDRLNSGVQIRSQTKGNTNEGRVNGPQVEIEAGKAEAGYVYGEATGRGWLTPKERLKPHSHFKDGEWNHFRIVAKGPQIQTWINGEPIETLNDAEIYKTHPKGFLGLQVHGIAKDQGPYTVAWKNIKLKNLDD; this is encoded by the coding sequence ATGCAAAAAACGTGGCTCATGCTCGGTCTGTTGCTTTTCTGTTTCACAGCAACGGTTCAGGCCGAAGAAGGTTGGACAGAACTGTTCAATGGCAAAGACCTAACCGGCTGGACGCAGAAGAACGGCACCGCGACTTACGAAGTAGTCGACGGCACCATCCTCGGCACGACCAAGACCGGCAGCCCTAATTCGTTCCTTTGCAGTGACAAGGACTACGGCGACTTTGAACTTGAGTTCGATGTCAAAGTTCACGATCGCTTGAATTCGGGTGTGCAGATCCGTTCGCAAACCAAAGGCAACACCAACGAAGGTCGCGTGAACGGACCACAGGTCGAAATCGAAGCAGGCAAAGCGGAAGCTGGCTACGTCTACGGCGAAGCAACCGGCCGCGGTTGGTTGACCCCGAAAGAACGTCTCAAGCCTCACTCGCACTTCAAAGACGGCGAATGGAATCACTTCCGAATCGTTGCCAAAGGCCCACAGATTCAAACCTGGATCAACGGCGAACCAATCGAAACGCTGAACGATGCCGAGATCTACAAGACCCACCCTAAAGGCTTCCTTGGCCTGCAGGTGCATGGGATCGCTAAGGATCAAGGACCTTACACCGTGGCTTGGAAAAACATCAAGCTCAAGAATCTCGACGACTAG
- a CDS encoding PA0069 family radical SAM protein, translating to MYTYGAVIIHLHRWYQAMESARKAVGRGTSENPTNRFERLSVARDLEHLDPTDTQEFAPRKVPTEYFADLTQSLITKNDSPDILFTYSLNPYRGCAHGCSYCYARPYHEFLGLSSGLDFETKIMVKKDAPHLFRNFLRKPIWRCEVIAMSGVTDCYQPAEREFEVTRGCLEVALEARQPMGIITKNALVLRDLDLLSEMARHNLVCVNLSITSLDQKLTRLMEPRTSSPAARLAAVEQLTAAGIPVNVMVAPIVPGLTDSEIPAILEAASQRGAVSAGYTLLRLPHSVKEIFVTWLEEHLPEHAQRVRSRIEACRGGQLTDSRWGTRMRGEGGIAATIAKTFSLFQHRYGLDKRKIPLDTSQFRGPGENGKSQLRMF from the coding sequence ATGTATACTTATGGTGCCGTCATCATTCATCTTCATCGATGGTACCAGGCAATGGAATCTGCCCGAAAAGCTGTAGGACGTGGGACCAGCGAAAATCCCACCAATCGATTTGAGCGGTTGAGTGTTGCGCGGGATTTGGAACATCTCGACCCGACCGATACCCAGGAGTTCGCCCCGCGGAAGGTACCGACCGAGTACTTTGCCGACCTCACGCAGTCTCTGATCACTAAGAACGACAGTCCTGACATTCTCTTCACCTATAGCTTGAATCCCTATCGTGGCTGTGCGCACGGATGTAGTTACTGTTATGCCCGGCCATATCACGAGTTTCTCGGGCTGAGCAGTGGCCTCGATTTCGAGACCAAGATCATGGTCAAGAAAGATGCCCCGCACCTGTTTCGCAATTTCCTGCGTAAGCCGATCTGGCGATGCGAAGTGATCGCCATGTCAGGCGTGACCGACTGTTACCAACCGGCAGAACGCGAGTTTGAAGTCACGCGGGGATGCCTAGAAGTCGCTCTTGAAGCGCGGCAACCGATGGGGATCATCACCAAAAACGCATTAGTCCTGCGTGACCTCGATTTGCTCTCGGAGATGGCCCGGCACAATCTAGTCTGTGTGAATCTGAGCATAACCTCTCTTGATCAGAAGCTGACACGACTGATGGAGCCACGCACATCCAGCCCTGCGGCTCGGCTTGCGGCGGTAGAGCAACTCACCGCCGCAGGCATTCCCGTGAATGTAATGGTCGCCCCTATTGTGCCGGGGCTGACTGATTCCGAGATTCCAGCGATTCTTGAGGCCGCATCCCAGCGAGGAGCCGTTAGTGCCGGCTACACGCTGTTGCGCTTACCACACTCCGTGAAAGAGATTTTCGTTACTTGGCTTGAGGAGCATTTGCCGGAGCACGCCCAGCGAGTTCGTTCACGCATTGAAGCCTGTCGGGGAGGACAACTTACCGATTCACGCTGGGGAACCCGCATGCGCGGAGAAGGGGGGATCGCCGCTACGATCGCCAAAACGTTCTCCTTGTTTCAGCATCGCTATGGCCTCGATAAGCGTAAGATTCCGTTAGATACGTCGCAGTTCCGCGGCCCGGGTGAAAACGGAAAATCACAACTACGGATGTTCTGA
- a CDS encoding SMP-30/gluconolactonase/LRE family protein gives MQTYEAQCVLDIQATLGEGPSWDATTGKLLWVDIENSLVNRFDPESGKNEAWTVEKECSFAIASSQGDIVVGTREGIVRLNPQTGEIAKVANPDTNSATTRFNDAKCDPRGRLFAGTISDTRTPGDANCYRFDSQFNYETVVPGVVNSNGLCWSPDHKLFYYIDTATRKIDAFDYDIETGHISNRRMVVDIPESLGIGKPDGMTIDAEGMLWTGMWGGAAVCRWDPRSGELLGKIEIPCPNVTSCCFGGENLDQLYIATPRKGLSDEQLKQFPQAGGIFRCQPGLNGAATFPFAG, from the coding sequence ATGCAGACATATGAAGCTCAGTGCGTTCTCGATATTCAAGCGACGCTCGGAGAAGGTCCTTCCTGGGATGCCACGACCGGAAAACTACTGTGGGTCGATATCGAAAACAGCCTGGTGAATCGTTTCGATCCTGAAAGTGGAAAAAATGAGGCCTGGACTGTCGAGAAAGAATGCAGCTTCGCGATTGCCTCTTCGCAGGGAGATATTGTTGTGGGCACGCGCGAGGGAATCGTACGCCTGAATCCCCAAACGGGCGAGATCGCCAAGGTGGCTAACCCCGATACTAACTCGGCCACCACTCGATTTAACGACGCAAAATGCGACCCAAGGGGTAGGTTGTTTGCCGGCACGATTTCCGACACACGCACGCCAGGTGACGCCAATTGCTACCGTTTCGACAGCCAATTTAACTACGAAACAGTTGTGCCAGGCGTCGTGAATAGCAACGGGCTTTGCTGGTCGCCTGATCACAAGCTGTTCTATTACATCGATACGGCCACGCGGAAGATCGACGCATTCGACTACGACATCGAGACCGGTCACATCAGCAATCGGCGCATGGTGGTCGATATTCCGGAATCGCTGGGAATTGGCAAGCCGGACGGAATGACGATCGATGCGGAAGGAATGCTGTGGACCGGGATGTGGGGTGGCGCAGCGGTTTGCCGTTGGGATCCGCGCTCTGGGGAACTGCTCGGGAAGATCGAAATCCCCTGTCCGAATGTTACGTCGTGTTGCTTCGGGGGAGAAAACCTCGATCAACTCTATATCGCCACGCCCCGCAAAGGCTTAAGTGACGAGCAGCTCAAGCAGTTTCCCCAAGCTGGAGGCATTTTTCGCTGTCAGCCTGGACTCAATGGAGCGGCCACATTTCCATTTGCCGGTTAA